A genomic segment from Nodularia sphaerocarpa UHCC 0038 encodes:
- the der gene encoding ribosome biogenesis GTPase Der, whose protein sequence is MGLPIVAIIGRPNVGKSTLVNRLAGEQTAIVHDEPGVTRDRTYMPSYWSDREFLVVDTGGLVFNDDTEFLPLIRQQALTALSQASAAILVVDGQTGLTGSDQEIASWLRQQPVPVLLAVNKCESPDQGAVQASEFWGLGLGEPYPISAIHGSGTGELLDELISHIPIVTEVEETNEIKVAIIGRPNVGKSSLLNAFLGEERSIVSPISGTTRDAIDTIAERNGQVYRIIDTAGIRRKKQIDYGTEFFSINRAFKAIRRADVVLLVIDALDGVTDQDQKLAGRIIDEGRACIIVVNKWDAIEKDSYTIYDYEKTLETRLHFTEWAETIFVSASTGQRVEKILELVNEAAESHKRRVSTSVINEVLTDAVSWHSPPASRGGRQGKIYYGTQVGIQPPTIALFVNEAKRFNDNYRRYIERQFRKQLGFKGTPMRLLWRSKKVREMEVGSVNRATRVK, encoded by the coding sequence ATGGGACTGCCAATTGTTGCTATTATCGGTCGCCCAAATGTGGGCAAATCCACCCTGGTTAATCGTCTCGCCGGGGAACAAACGGCGATTGTCCACGACGAACCGGGTGTGACACGCGATCGCACTTATATGCCATCCTACTGGAGCGATCGCGAATTTCTAGTTGTAGACACAGGTGGTTTAGTCTTTAACGACGATACCGAATTCCTGCCACTAATTCGCCAACAGGCACTCACAGCCCTCTCTCAAGCCAGCGCCGCTATATTAGTTGTAGACGGTCAAACCGGCCTCACAGGGTCAGATCAAGAAATTGCCTCATGGTTACGCCAACAACCAGTACCCGTATTACTGGCTGTAAACAAATGTGAATCCCCAGACCAAGGCGCAGTTCAAGCCTCGGAATTTTGGGGATTGGGCTTGGGCGAACCTTACCCCATCTCCGCAATTCATGGTAGTGGTACAGGCGAATTACTCGACGAGTTAATTAGTCACATCCCCATCGTTACAGAAGTAGAAGAAACTAACGAGATCAAAGTAGCGATTATCGGCCGCCCCAATGTCGGCAAATCCAGTTTATTAAATGCTTTTCTTGGTGAAGAAAGGTCAATAGTTAGCCCGATTTCCGGCACAACCCGCGATGCTATTGATACCATCGCCGAACGAAATGGGCAAGTTTATCGCATCATTGACACCGCCGGCATTCGCAGAAAAAAACAAATCGACTACGGTACAGAATTCTTTAGCATTAACCGGGCTTTCAAAGCTATTCGCCGCGCCGATGTGGTTTTATTGGTCATTGATGCCTTAGATGGAGTCACAGACCAAGACCAGAAATTGGCTGGGCGGATTATCGACGAAGGTCGAGCTTGTATTATTGTCGTCAATAAATGGGATGCCATTGAAAAAGATTCATACACCATTTACGACTACGAAAAAACTCTAGAAACCCGATTACATTTTACAGAATGGGCAGAAACCATTTTTGTCAGTGCCTCCACAGGACAACGGGTAGAGAAGATTTTAGAATTAGTCAATGAAGCAGCTGAGTCACACAAACGCCGTGTGAGTACATCTGTGATCAACGAAGTTCTCACAGACGCTGTGAGTTGGCATTCACCGCCAGCTTCTAGGGGCGGTCGTCAGGGCAAAATCTATTATGGTACTCAAGTCGGTATCCAACCACCAACCATCGCCCTATTCGTCAACGAAGCCAAACGCTTTAATGACAATTACCGCCGCTACATTGAAAGACAATTCCGCAAACAATTAGGGTTTAAAGGCACACCCATGCGTTTACTTTGGCGCAGTAAAAAAGTTCGGGAGATGGAAGTTGGTAGTGTTAATAGAGCAACTCGCGTTAAATAA
- a CDS encoding cytochrome b/b6 domain-containing protein, with product MNRSAPYQPLLLRILHGISGILVIASIITGFLVYNTFDQRFGKIPIPQIDPIQDIHGTVGLFFLLLLPAFALYSFHAGEKRLLQPDSIQKLTQVGKPIWWVSLQRIMNTLMLIASVLAVISGRMMKEEWLPIGELDHLWYYFHLIAWVIMLCCLAIHVLMSAKVGGAPLLLSMLSGKFRPEDNPRNWYSRLRIWWGSFSQNFTAGINQLIESNFSLRIIEVVVLVGIIAAFVLPLFFAGGE from the coding sequence ATGAACCGTTCAGCCCCCTATCAGCCTTTGTTGTTGCGAATTTTGCATGGTATCAGTGGAATTTTAGTAATTGCGTCCATCATTACCGGATTTTTAGTTTACAACACCTTCGACCAAAGATTTGGCAAAATCCCCATTCCTCAAATTGATCCAATTCAGGATATTCACGGTACTGTGGGTTTATTCTTTTTACTTTTATTACCAGCTTTCGCACTTTATAGCTTTCATGCTGGAGAAAAGCGCCTATTACAACCAGACTCTATCCAAAAACTCACACAGGTTGGTAAACCAATTTGGTGGGTGAGTCTGCAACGTATTATGAATACTCTGATGTTGATCGCCTCGGTTTTGGCGGTGATATCTGGCAGAATGATGAAGGAAGAATGGCTACCTATAGGTGAACTTGATCACTTGTGGTATTATTTCCATCTCATCGCTTGGGTGATTATGCTTTGTTGTTTAGCCATTCATGTTTTGATGTCTGCTAAGGTGGGTGGTGCGCCGTTGTTACTATCAATGTTGTCTGGGAAATTCCGCCCAGAAGATAATCCTAGAAACTGGTATAGTCGTTTGCGTATTTGGTGGGGTAGTTTTTCCCAGAATTTTACTGCTGGAATTAATCAGTTAATAGAGAGTAATTTTTCACTGAGAATTATTGAAGTTGTTGTTTTGGTTGGAATAATCGCGGCTTTTGTGTTACCACTGTTTTTCGCTGGTGGTGAATAA
- a CDS encoding dynamin family protein, whose amino-acid sequence MEIEQLDCFKEYGEFILQKLDSVPQSPSKQEDWIPTSLDDCLARLREAAEKTVELATSPVRIGVMGEFSSGKTLLLGSLIGYADALPISENPTTGNVTAIHIVPQSGFVTTQTNNYRVEYLSHEGVNECLQFMLEEASRRTTAAGLTPMSLSKLNTSKDIINWCEDTWNISKNLELRYLLRELVLFLRAYQAYGDAMCGGHYQIDAITAHEGLQLIEQPMAIQTIRFEDLPPAHIRLPSPPQRLPTKLLQNSFPLIRRVDIEVKISREIWDFAGASEFVLLDFPGLGAANSGARDTFLSLRELAEVQTILILLNGKTPGSDRANKIFTMMQQQRPGQDLKDLILVGVGRFDQLPLDSEGCERELDRLIESSRLLEEDDVFRKLKVLQTTIDAASAFTTQQDRIVLLSPLLGLAELAKRSSTVKAGSPEFLANLDYPDYLERSKRLQQKWELLSTRLLESDPRSHLGRQLSYFAQDGGIAKLRELIQNHVASHGLKQLYQDTQRAADNLLQQQEYLKNIIAEIHEQGIPTADTQDLIEFRAAIENLDKTYRNFQKDLGKEPLKDRRGDVVSDVVKDELTFKILNWNEWTLLFNKAHNGNITIAEFKGAAGKLFDRGNRVNSTLPTKSEDFYPAFAKTVKELENFARDRIHQAVVDLLSQLSHHIAAERDHLQANLRPEMEQEIETKFGVEEADIFYKLLLGCDPNQWQEAIISEINSKEQAILPEIMFPLARQDEKHNIGQIFDWSPEKSSDLPRTGNHQLFVLRLRDEITASASLHLVQYVSEINQQVNAELEGILDQVIPTLQNLSKKEALLRYIAAGDSPAKVAIPAWLQILSQVATSSYAEDNF is encoded by the coding sequence TGGGTAGCCTGATTGGTTATGCTGATGCTTTACCCATTAGTGAGAACCCCACTACAGGTAATGTGACAGCTATCCATATTGTGCCGCAATCAGGGTTTGTCACCACTCAGACCAATAATTATCGAGTCGAGTATCTTTCTCATGAAGGCGTAAATGAGTGTCTGCAATTCATGTTAGAGGAAGCAAGTCGCCGCACTACAGCTGCTGGACTCACACCGATGTCTCTATCAAAATTAAATACTAGCAAAGATATTATTAACTGGTGCGAGGACACATGGAATATTAGTAAAAACTTAGAATTACGTTATTTACTGCGAGAGTTGGTATTGTTCCTTCGCGCCTATCAAGCTTATGGCGACGCAATGTGTGGTGGACACTACCAAATTGATGCTATCACCGCCCATGAGGGGCTACAGCTCATTGAACAGCCAATGGCTATCCAAACTATTCGTTTTGAGGATCTACCGCCAGCTCATATCCGATTACCTAGCCCACCCCAGAGGCTACCTACTAAGCTGTTACAAAACAGTTTCCCACTGATTCGTCGTGTTGATATTGAGGTAAAAATATCACGGGAAATTTGGGATTTTGCGGGGGCTTCGGAATTTGTACTTTTGGATTTTCCGGGATTAGGGGCTGCTAATTCTGGTGCTAGAGATACCTTTTTATCACTGCGGGAATTAGCAGAAGTACAGACAATTTTAATCCTTTTAAATGGTAAAACTCCTGGAAGCGATCGCGCCAATAAAATCTTCACGATGATGCAGCAGCAGCGTCCAGGACAAGACCTCAAAGATTTAATTTTGGTGGGGGTGGGTCGTTTTGATCAATTACCTTTAGATAGTGAAGGTTGTGAACGAGAACTTGATCGATTAATCGAAAGTAGTAGACTTTTAGAAGAAGACGATGTTTTTCGCAAATTGAAAGTTTTGCAAACCACCATTGACGCTGCTAGTGCATTCACAACCCAACAAGACCGGATTGTTTTATTATCTCCACTACTAGGGCTGGCGGAGTTAGCAAAACGTTCTAGTACAGTCAAAGCAGGTTCACCAGAATTTTTAGCTAACTTAGACTATCCTGATTATTTAGAACGGTCTAAGCGATTGCAACAAAAGTGGGAACTCTTAAGTACACGTCTGCTAGAATCTGATCCACGCAGTCATTTAGGCAGACAATTGAGTTACTTTGCTCAAGACGGTGGTATTGCTAAACTGCGAGAATTAATTCAAAATCATGTTGCAAGTCATGGACTTAAACAACTCTATCAAGATACTCAAAGGGCTGCTGATAATTTACTTCAACAACAAGAATATCTGAAAAACATTATTGCCGAAATTCATGAACAAGGCATTCCCACCGCAGATACTCAAGATTTAATTGAGTTTCGGGCTGCTATAGAAAACTTAGATAAAACTTATCGGAATTTCCAAAAAGATTTAGGTAAAGAACCACTTAAAGACCGTCGGGGAGATGTGGTTAGCGATGTGGTAAAAGATGAACTCACGTTTAAAATACTGAATTGGAATGAGTGGACTTTACTATTTAATAAAGCTCACAATGGTAATATCACTATTGCCGAATTTAAGGGCGCAGCCGGTAAGTTATTTGACCGAGGAAATAGAGTTAATAGCACTCTACCAACGAAGAGTGAAGATTTTTATCCAGCTTTTGCCAAAACTGTGAAGGAATTAGAAAATTTTGCGCGCGATCGCATTCATCAAGCAGTAGTAGATTTATTAAGTCAATTATCCCATCATATAGCCGCAGAACGCGATCATTTACAAGCAAATCTGCGCCCAGAAATGGAACAAGAAATCGAAACCAAGTTTGGTGTAGAAGAAGCTGATATCTTTTACAAATTACTGTTAGGATGTGATCCTAATCAATGGCAAGAAGCAATTATTTCCGAAATTAATAGCAAAGAACAAGCTATTTTACCAGAAATTATGTTTCCCTTGGCGCGTCAAGATGAAAAACACAATATTGGTCAAATCTTTGATTGGTCTCCTGAAAAAAGCTCAGATTTACCCAGAACAGGTAATCACCAACTTTTTGTGTTACGACTGCGAGATGAAATAACTGCTAGCGCTAGTCTGCATCTGGTGCAATATGTCAGCGAAATCAATCAACAGGTGAATGCTGAATTAGAAGGTATTTTGGATCAAGTTATTCCGACTCTGCAAAATCTTTCTAAGAAGGAAGCTTTACTTAGATATATTGCTGCGGGGGATTCTCCCGCTAAGGTTGCTATTCCTGCTTGGTTGCAAATTCTTTCTCAGGTTGCTACAAGTTCTTATGCTGAGGATAATTTTTAA
- a CDS encoding TMEM43 family protein yields the protein MSNYHEEDGDFNQYVEYREVSWFTRIKEAIQGIGLGFLLIIICFCLLIWNEGQTIVNQVAQQAIPISSDVANNQHIGKLVITSGVISSNQTLGDNLFIQPGEYIAIARGVDMYSWEEEQAKDAKTNVGGSQNQKITTTYQKRWVALEDFNKNISVHGNTNVISRSTKSASFVYPQKHQNPSPTVENAAYKVNEAKIGVFDLDMSSFALPTSNSVNEAYGTKSTGNLQLSLQGIKPPAGFTYVELPTPTPLQLSQQNLIPTAGVTNVGNYLYKGSGTLASPNVGDLRMRYAVFNANTNVTVIGKLAENNQIVPYVHRNNHRLYRLFPGTESQALDRVKREDHLFTWGLRFLSLIFIWLGLRLIAEPMNVILDFIPIFGSIGRLTTGFSTLIVALMITISTIVTYHLTQNLVYLAIAVIITFFITNKLFSRRYRT from the coding sequence ATGTCTAACTACCATGAAGAAGACGGTGATTTTAATCAATATGTAGAATACAGAGAAGTTAGTTGGTTCACTAGGATTAAAGAAGCTATTCAAGGTATAGGTCTTGGTTTTTTATTGATCATAATTTGTTTTTGCCTTCTCATTTGGAATGAAGGACAAACAATTGTTAATCAAGTTGCACAGCAAGCCATACCAATTTCTTCAGATGTAGCTAATAACCAACACATTGGTAAATTAGTGATCACGAGTGGAGTTATTAGCAGTAATCAAACTTTGGGGGATAATTTATTTATCCAACCAGGAGAATATATAGCCATAGCCAGAGGTGTGGATATGTATAGCTGGGAGGAAGAGCAAGCAAAGGACGCTAAAACAAATGTTGGTGGTTCTCAAAACCAAAAAATCACTACTACTTATCAAAAACGCTGGGTAGCATTAGAAGATTTCAATAAAAACATATCAGTACACGGCAATACCAATGTAATATCTAGAAGTACAAAATCAGCCTCTTTTGTTTACCCGCAAAAGCATCAAAATCCTAGTCCAACTGTGGAGAATGCAGCATACAAAGTTAACGAGGCTAAGATTGGAGTTTTTGATTTAGATATGTCCAGTTTTGCTCTTCCTACTAGCAACAGTGTAAATGAAGCCTATGGTACGAAATCCACTGGTAACTTACAATTATCTCTGCAAGGTATAAAACCTCCAGCAGGTTTCACCTACGTAGAATTACCAACGCCGACACCATTACAATTATCTCAGCAAAACCTCATTCCTACAGCAGGTGTTACCAATGTTGGTAATTATCTATATAAAGGTTCTGGGACTTTAGCCAGTCCAAATGTTGGTGATTTACGCATGAGATATGCAGTTTTTAATGCTAATACTAATGTGACAGTTATTGGTAAATTAGCAGAAAATAATCAAATTGTTCCCTATGTCCATAGAAATAATCATCGTCTCTATCGACTATTTCCCGGTACTGAATCACAAGCATTGGATAGAGTTAAACGGGAAGATCATTTGTTTACTTGGGGATTAAGATTTTTGAGTTTAATTTTTATCTGGTTGGGTTTAAGACTGATAGCTGAACCCATGAATGTGATTTTGGATTTTATTCCGATTTTTGGCTCAATTGGTAGACTAACTACTGGCTTTTCTACTCTGATTGTCGCGTTGATGATCACCATATCAACCATCGTCACATATCATCTTACACAGAATTTAGTTTATCTAGCGATCGCAGTTATTATCACCTTTTTCATTACTAATAAACTTTTTAGCAGGCGTTACCGGACTTGA
- a CDS encoding molecular chaperone, translated as MAVEIRLAPNFQVRARENEYLELPTIQLVAAGDNVPHIARINCIVTGTPEDLALQIKKAYKPFDSVTPKISQIGQLEQYPCKLERPLIEPINCTLEVSVEYFDSDVLGDPILSEPRQSGASCYLWSPLIFDDDPIDTDAISSPVDITKYIEKKISNKPQKRFPGWFALDFGTSNSTVTLFDPIEVPIAEILPKEQEIRLRDRMAEWLTSPASVALPDVNPHDWDKFIADISKNLEIEPHRLREVFESDQKERFLEAIRQVELCLGNSDKFRRGASKKLYQIYHEVFRVPTLESQNLIPVVLDINRRDTEIPSELEISSLTNLELRMGREARDNRKKAIAQGTSVSLKEIISRFHHSPKRYFGQDRTFSVIVDDQSETINVNELIQAAWAHLIDLTEDYRQRARRRFSEGDFLTAVVTYPTVAPPLVRKEVKELVEQLGIDDVQTAYDEAVSVAIFFLWREFGGNLNIGIESFKTRCRKVENKWSQNVLVLDIGGGTTDLALIELTLEDKTPSFAENEDRGLGGRYYKLTPKLLGSSGHLQLGGELITLRIFRLLKVAIADFLLTAITTGEIESEKLEDLINAELNERFLQQGKFQSGSLLKCLDKENPDGDAAYKDALDTAEKVLPTRWQQAPQRLQTFYTLWDHAEAAKLKLGQKPPADHPLLTFTISEQQISELLTQSAIKFQIINPDNVCVTLNSEQFERAAASTIKEGIGIAKGLMESRLGFQDQNIDSWNTHKVDWLILSGKTCNLDLVQRHIYQEFSNSPYFVWNPERITFVLEFTKLATSAGACYAEKLRRLRFDPEESKELLRKGANQLEIDVKNLFYYLPCNFKRKTQSNELLPIFKAGQELYQITPLETSAKVRTEWQGIQLTNIIYRQDYEEGDLRLWGSFDGKNLMKKLGMQEAEFLKKVKVQFEIDQTLQFSVLLCQGNPHYLIDVPGIDVGAALLAASETSTLFADGKLKWNIAVEGPKQNLNDGDIAINVIESATVDQPNAYHLVFEVDKDDSKFLREFHYLHNSEHQPENGLVSNPLPPFPHTSQHTFYIYQTDTTTNSKKWIRIGALSKPDISTDYPCKYCVTLDNRGILRMHAGEVPYWISTSQECLKQAGCVYRAELELQPNEVDKERDPFCGIH; from the coding sequence ATGGCTGTTGAAATTCGGCTTGCACCCAATTTTCAAGTGCGTGCTAGGGAAAATGAATATTTGGAATTACCCACTATTCAACTTGTAGCGGCTGGGGATAATGTTCCTCACATTGCTCGAATTAATTGTATTGTTACTGGTACTCCAGAGGACTTGGCTTTACAAATTAAGAAGGCATATAAACCTTTTGATTCTGTAACTCCTAAGATTTCTCAAATTGGGCAATTAGAGCAGTACCCTTGTAAGTTAGAGCGTCCTTTAATCGAACCCATTAACTGCACTTTGGAGGTGAGTGTTGAGTATTTTGATTCTGATGTTTTAGGCGACCCGATATTATCTGAACCTCGACAAAGTGGGGCTTCATGTTATCTGTGGTCTCCACTAATTTTTGATGATGACCCAATTGATACTGATGCTATTAGCAGCCCTGTAGACATCACTAAATATATTGAGAAGAAAATCAGCAATAAACCACAAAAAAGGTTTCCGGGATGGTTTGCATTAGATTTTGGTACATCCAATTCTACAGTTACACTCTTTGATCCGATTGAAGTCCCCATTGCGGAAATTTTACCGAAGGAACAAGAAATCCGGTTGCGCGATCGCATGGCGGAATGGTTAACTTCTCCCGCATCGGTGGCGTTACCTGATGTCAATCCTCACGATTGGGACAAGTTTATTGCTGATATTAGTAAGAACCTGGAAATTGAACCCCATCGTTTGCGAGAAGTTTTTGAAAGTGATCAAAAAGAACGATTTTTAGAAGCGATTCGCCAAGTGGAATTATGTTTAGGTAACAGCGACAAATTCCGCCGGGGGGCTAGCAAAAAACTCTACCAAATTTACCATGAAGTTTTTCGTGTCCCTACCTTAGAATCGCAAAATTTAATCCCCGTTGTCTTAGATATTAATCGTCGGGATACGGAAATTCCCAGCGAATTGGAAATTTCCAGTTTGACAAATTTAGAATTGCGGATGGGTAGGGAAGCGAGAGATAATAGAAAAAAGGCGATAGCCCAAGGAACAAGCGTTTCTTTAAAGGAAATTATCAGCAGATTTCACCACTCACCCAAGCGCTATTTTGGACAGGATCGCACTTTCTCAGTAATTGTCGATGATCAGTCAGAAACAATTAATGTTAACGAACTCATTCAAGCAGCTTGGGCGCATTTAATCGACTTAACCGAAGATTACCGCCAACGCGCTAGACGCAGATTTTCTGAGGGAGATTTCCTCACAGCCGTTGTCACCTATCCCACCGTCGCGCCGCCATTAGTGCGTAAGGAAGTCAAAGAATTAGTTGAACAATTGGGTATTGATGACGTACAAACAGCTTATGATGAAGCCGTTTCAGTCGCAATATTCTTTTTGTGGCGAGAATTTGGCGGAAATCTCAACATTGGGATTGAATCATTTAAAACTCGTTGTCGCAAAGTCGAAAATAAATGGTCACAAAATGTCCTCGTTTTGGATATTGGTGGGGGAACTACAGACTTAGCTTTAATTGAATTGACTTTAGAAGATAAAACTCCTTCCTTTGCAGAAAATGAAGATAGAGGTTTAGGGGGACGTTACTATAAACTGACTCCGAAACTATTAGGTTCTTCAGGACATTTGCAGCTTGGTGGTGAATTAATTACCCTGAGAATATTTAGATTATTGAAAGTGGCGATCGCAGACTTTCTCTTAACAGCCATAACCACAGGTGAAATCGAAAGCGAAAAGCTCGAAGATTTAATTAACGCCGAATTAAACGAGCGTTTTCTCCAACAAGGAAAATTCCAAAGCGGCAGTTTATTAAAATGTTTAGATAAAGAAAATCCCGACGGTGACGCTGCGTATAAAGATGCCCTAGATACAGCCGAAAAGGTATTACCAACCCGATGGCAACAAGCACCCCAACGGCTACAAACATTTTATACTCTCTGGGATCATGCCGAAGCTGCTAAACTCAAACTTGGGCAAAAACCACCAGCAGATCATCCGCTTTTAACCTTTACCATTTCTGAACAACAAATTTCGGAATTACTAACTCAAAGTGCCATCAAATTTCAAATTATAAATCCCGATAATGTTTGCGTAACTCTAAACAGTGAACAATTTGAACGCGCCGCCGCTTCCACCATTAAAGAAGGAATTGGTATCGCTAAAGGACTAATGGAAAGTCGCTTAGGTTTCCAAGACCAAAACATAGATTCCTGGAACACACATAAAGTTGATTGGTTGATTTTATCCGGCAAAACTTGTAACCTTGATTTAGTACAACGCCACATCTACCAAGAATTTAGTAACTCTCCTTATTTCGTCTGGAACCCAGAAAGAATTACCTTTGTTTTAGAATTTACCAAACTAGCCACCTCAGCCGGTGCTTGCTACGCCGAGAAACTGCGAAGGCTGAGATTTGATCCAGAAGAATCTAAAGAATTGCTACGCAAAGGCGCAAATCAGTTAGAAATAGATGTAAAAAACCTCTTTTATTATCTACCTTGTAACTTCAAACGCAAAACCCAAAGCAACGAACTTTTACCCATATTCAAAGCCGGACAAGAACTTTATCAAATCACACCTTTAGAAACATCTGCCAAAGTGCGTACAGAATGGCAAGGGATACAATTAACTAACATTATTTACCGCCAAGATTACGAAGAAGGAGACTTACGACTATGGGGAAGCTTTGACGGTAAAAACCTGATGAAAAAACTAGGAATGCAAGAAGCAGAGTTTCTCAAAAAAGTAAAAGTCCAGTTTGAAATTGACCAAACTCTACAATTTAGCGTCTTACTTTGTCAAGGAAATCCCCATTATTTAATAGACGTTCCAGGTATTGATGTCGGTGCAGCCTTATTAGCAGCTTCTGAAACATCAACACTATTTGCTGATGGTAAATTGAAATGGAATATTGCCGTAGAAGGACCGAAGCAAAACTTAAATGATGGTGATATTGCTATCAATGTCATTGAATCGGCAACAGTTGATCAACCAAATGCCTATCATTTAGTGTTTGAAGTAGACAAAGATGATAGTAAATTCCTCAGAGAATTTCACTATTTACACAATAGCGAACATCAACCAGAAAACGGATTAGTTAGTAATCCTTTACCGCCCTTTCCCCACACAAGTCAGCACACTTTTTATATTTATCAAACAGATACCACAACTAACAGCAAAAAATGGATACGCATTGGCGCATTAAGTAAACCAGATATCAGCACAGATTACCCTTGCAAATATTGTGTAACTCTCGACAACAGAGGTATTCTCAGAATGCACGCCGGTGAAGTTCCCTATTGGATATCCACAAGCCAAGAATGTTTAAAACAAGCCGGATGTGTTTATCGTGCTGAACTAGAACTACAACCCAACGAAGTTGATAAAGAACGCGATCCCTTTTGCGGAATACATTAA